One segment of Gopherus flavomarginatus isolate rGopFla2 chromosome 8, rGopFla2.mat.asm, whole genome shotgun sequence DNA contains the following:
- the AGTR1 gene encoding type-1 angiotensin II receptor → MSLNSSTEGTVKRVHVDCPVSGRHAYIYIMVPTVYSIIFIVGIFGNSLVVIVICVYLKLKTVASVFLLNLALADLCFLMTLPLWAAYTAMEYHWPFGNCLCKLASAVVSFNLYASVFLLTCLSIDRYLAIVHPMKSRLKRTMLVAKITCIGIWLLAGLASLPVLIHRDVFFVENMNMTICAFRYKTHNTTLPVELGLFKNMLGFLIPFLIILTSYTLIWKTLKKAYQIQKNKTRNDEIFKIIVAIVLFFFFSWIPHQVFTFLDVLIQLGIITECQVVDVVDTAMPFTICIAYFNNCLNPFLYGFFGKKFKKYFLQLLKYIPPNVRAHPSLTTKMSSLSFRPSENLSLSMKKTIGTFDIE, encoded by the coding sequence ATGAGCCTTAATTCATCTACCGAAGGGACTGTTAAAAGAGTCCATGTTGACTGCCCCGTTTCAGGAAGGCATGCCTATATATACATTATGGTTCCAACTGTTTACAGCATCATCTTTATTGTAGGCATATTCGGGAACAGCTTGGTGGTCATTGTCATTTGCGTCTACCTGAAATTAAAGACTGTGGCTAGTGTCTTTCTGTTGAACTTAGCCCTGGCTGACTTATGTTTCCTAATGACATTGCCACTGTGGGCAGCCTACACAGCCATGGAATACCACTGGCCTTTTGGGAACTGTTTATGTAAATTAGCATCAGCTGTGGTAAGTTTCAACCTGTATGCCAGTGTGTTTCTACTCACATGTCTTAGCATTGACCGTTACCTGGCTATAGTACATCCAATGAAGTCCCGACTTAAGCGCACCATGCTTGTTGCCAAAATAACTTGCATTGGCATCTGGCTGCTAGCAGGATTGGCTAGTTTGCCTGTTCTAATTCACCGTGATGTATTTTTTGTTGAGAATATGAATATGACAATTTGTGCTTTTCGGTACAAAACCCATAATACAACACTGCCTGTTGAGCTAGGTTTATTTAAGAAcatgttgggttttttaattCCCTTTTTGATAATTTTAACAAGCTACACCTTAATCTGGAAGACGCTGAAGAAGGCTTACCAAATTCAGAAAAACAAGACCAGAAATGATGAGATTTTTAAGATAATTGTGGCAATAgtacttttcttcttcttttcctgGATTCCTCATCAAGTGTTTACCTTTCTGGATGTATTAATCCAGCTAGGTATCATAACAGAATGCCAAGTTGTTGATGTTGTGGATACAGCTATGCCCTTCACCATCTGCATAGCTTACTTCAACAATTGCTTGAATCCCTTTCTTTAtggtttttttggaaaaaaatttaaaaaatatttcctgcaGCTACTAAAATACATTCCACCAAATGTCAGAGCACATCCAAGTCTAACAACAAAAATGAGTTCCCTTTCCTTTCGACCATCAGAAAACTTAAGTTTATCCATGAAAAAGACTATTGGGACTTTTGACATTGAGTGA